Proteins encoded in a region of the Solanum dulcamara chromosome 9, daSolDulc1.2, whole genome shotgun sequence genome:
- the LOC129904663 gene encoding uncharacterized protein LOC129904663 — protein sequence MENPPEWGDSGRGRRVVVIGGGVAGSFIAKSLQFDADLTLIDPKDYFEIPWVSLRATVEPSFAERSLIHHKDYLANGRLIVSEVTNITNKEVLTADGHQVIYDYLVVATGHYDPLPVTRMDRLEEYQTENEKIKAADSILIVGGGPTGVELAAEIAVDFPQKKVTLVHNGSRLLEFIGPKASDKILEWLKNKNVEVKLMQSVDMSNNTNNSDGNRTYFTSSGETIRADCHFLCTGKLPGSEWLRETYLKDRIDNFGRLKVDENLRVKGHRNIFAVGDITDIKELKQGYSAQKHALVATKNLKLLMSGGKESKLAAYEPRSSPKIIVSLGRQDAVAQFSFTTIIGLVPGMMKSKDLYVGKTRKKMGLQPK from the exons ATGGAGAATCCACCGGAGTGGGGCGACAGCGGAAGAGGGAGGAGGGTGGTGGTGATTGGTGGCGGAGTGGCTGGTTCCTTTATTGCAAAGTCTCTTCAATTTGATGCAGATTTAACTCTTATTGATCC GAAGGACTATTTCGAGATACCATGGGTGAGTTTAAGAGCAACGGTAGAGCCTTCTTTCGCGGAGAGATCATTGATCCACCACAAAGATTACCTCGCCAATGGGCGTCTCATAGTGTCTGAAGTAACTAATATCACCAACAAAGAAGTCTTGACTGCAGATGGACACCAAGTTATCTATGACTATCTCGTGGTAGCCACCGGTCACTATGATCCCCTACCTGTAACGAGAATGGACAGATTGGAAGAATATCAAACAG AGAATGAAAAGATAAAAGCAGCTGATTCTATATTGATTGTTGGTGGTGGTCCTACTGGTGTTGAACTTGCAGCAGAAATCGCTGTCGATTTTCCTCAGAAGAAGGTAACTTTGGTGCACAATGGATCCAGATTACTAGAGTTCATCGGACCAAAAGCGTCTGACAAGATTTTAGAATGGTTAAAAAACAAGAATGTGGAAGTGAAATTGATGCAATCTGTCGATATGAGTAATAACACAAACAACTCGGATGGAAACAGAACATATTTCACCTCGTCTGGGGAAACTATCAGAGCGGATTGCCATTTTCTTTGCACGGGAAAGCTACCAGGTTCAGAGTGGTTAAGGGAAACGTATTTGAAAGATCGAATCGATAATTTTGGAAGATTGAAGGTTGATGAGAATCTTAGAGTCAAGGGTCATAGAAACATATTTGCTGTTGGAGATATAACTGATATTAAG GAACTTAAACAAGGATATTCGGCTCAAAAACATGCTCTAGTAGCCACGAAGAACTTGAAACTTTTGAtgagcggaggaaaagaaagcaaACTTGCAGCATACGAGCCTCGATCATCACCTAAGATTATTGTCTCATTAGGGAGACAAGATGCAGTGGCTCAATTTTCATTCACGACGATCATTGGATTAGTCCCTGGGATGATGAAGTCTAAGGATTTATATGTTGGGAAAACGAGGAAGAAAATGGGGCTTCAACCTAAGTAA
- the LOC129903031 gene encoding putative disease resistance RPP13-like protein 1 — protein sequence MDIGLAVGGAFLSSALNVLFDRLAPEGDLLNMFQKHKHHVQLLKKLEDILPGLQIVLSDAENKQASNQFVRQWLNKLQNAVDGAENLIEEVNYEALRLKVEGQHQNLAETSNQQVSNLNLCSSDDFFLNIKEKLEDTMETLEDLEKKIGRLGLKEHFGSTKQETRTPSTCLVDDSDIFGRQNDIEELIGRLLSEDANGKNLSVVPIVGMGGVGKTTLAKAVYNHEKVKDHFGLKAWFCVSEAYDAFRITKGLLQEIGSFVDNNLNQLQVKLKESLKGKKFLVVLDDVWNDNYNEWDELRNLFVQGDIGSKIIVTTRKESVALMMGNEQIRMDNLSIEESWSLFKRHAFENMDPMGHPELEEVGKQIAAKCKGLPLALKTLAGMLRSKSEVKGWKRILRSEIWELPDNDILPALMLSYNDLPSHLKRCFSYCAIFPKDYPFRKEQVVHLWIANGLVRQEDEIIQDSGNQYFLELRSRSLFERVPNPSEGNIEKFLMHDLVNDLAQIASSKLCIRLEESQGSHMSEKSRHLSYSLGYCGDFEKLTPLYKLEQLRTLLPISFQYHGAPLSKRVLHNILPRLRSLRALSLSHYWIKELPDDLFIKLKLLRFLDLCHTTIKKLPDSICVLYNLETLLLSSCAFLEELPLQMEKLINLCHLDISNTRLKMPLHLSKLKRLQVLVGAKFLLSGLRMEDLGEVENLYGSLSVLELQNVVDRREALKARMKEKNHVEKLSLEWSESSADNSQTERDILDELHPHTNIKELQITGYRGTKFPNWLADHSFLKLVQLSLSNCKDCDSLPALGQLPSLKILSIRGMHRITEVTEEFYGSSFSRKPFKSLEKLEFEDMPEWKQWHALDFPKLENLSIENCPKLMGKLPENLCSLTQLSISRCPELNLETPKLFTSQLEKLYIDNCNSLTSLPFSILPSSLKTIGISGCQKLKLDAPVGEMSYCKDVFLKKLELAGCDSIDDISPELLPRARKLTVRRCQNLTRFLIPTATETLNIVDCKNVEILSVACGGTQMTSLYVQVCSKLKWLPDRMQELLPSLETLVLIHCPEIESFPEGGLPCNLQLLKIWYCKKLVNDRKEWRLQRLPCLRELVLVHDGSDEEILAGENWELPSTIQILTIDNLKTFSIQVLKSLTSLKYLCIANLPHLTSLQSHQSLPESALPSSLSQLTISYCPNLQSLFESALPSSLSQLFIRNCPNLQSLFKSALPSSLSQLTIENCPNLQSLSESALPSSLSKLTIVNCPNLQSLSELALPSSLSQLTIVNCPNLQSLLESAQPSSLSQLTIENCPNLQSLSESALPSSLSQLTIENCPNLQSLSESALPSSLSQLTIQKCPNLQSLPVKGMPSSLSQLYIGNCPLLKPLLEYEKGEYWPNIAQIPTILIDWEYM from the coding sequence ATGGATATTGGCTTAGCAGTTGGTGGTGCATTTCTCTCTTCAGCTTTGAATGTTCTCTTTGATAGGCTTGCTCCTGAGGGTGATCTGCTCAACATGTTTCAGAAGCATAAGCATCATGTTCAGCTCTTAAAGAAGCTGGAGGACATTTTGCCTGGTCTTCAGATTGTGCTAAGTGATGCAGAGAATAAGCAGGCATCAAATCAATTTGTGAGACAGTGGCTTAATAAGCTTCAGAATGCTGTGGACGGTGCTGAAAACTTAATTGAAGAAGTCAACTATGAAGCTTTGAGACTTAAGGTGGAAGGTCAGCATCAAAATCTTGCAGAAACAAGCAACCAGCAAGTAAGTAACCTTAACCTGTGCTCGAGTGATGATTTCTTTCTTAACATAAAGGAGAAGTTGGAAGACACCATGGAAACATTGGAGGATTTGGAAAAGAAAATTGGCCGCCTTGGCTTAAAAGAGCATTTCGGTTCGACTAAACAAGAAACTAGAACACCTTCAACTTGTTTGGTTGATGATTCTGATATCTTTGGAAGGCAGAATGATATAGAGGAATTGATTGGCCGTTTATTATCTGAAGATGCAAATGGAAAAAATCTGAGTGTAGTTCCTATTGTTGGAATGGGCGGCGTGGGTAAGACAACACTTGCTAAAGCCGTTTACAATCATGAGAAGGTGAAGGACCATTTTGGTTTGAAAGCTTGGTTTTGTGTTTCTGAGGCATATGATGCTTTCAGAATAACAAAAGGGCTACTTCAAGAAATTGGTTCATTTGTTGACAACAATCTTAATCAGCTACAGGTCAAATTGAAGGAAAGCTTGAAGGGAAAGAAGTTTCTTGTTGTCCTTGATGATGTGTGGAATGACAACTACAACGAGTGGGATGAGTTGAGAAATCTTTTTGTACAAGGAGATATAGGAAGTAAGATCATTGTGACGACACGTAAAGAGAGTGTTGCCTTGATGATGGGTAATGAGCAAATTAGAATGGACAATTTGTCAATTGAAGAATCTTggtctttatttaaaagacATGCATTTGAAAACATGGATCCTATGGGACATCCAGAACTTGAAGAGGTCGGAAAACAAATTGCAGCTAAATGCAAAGGACTGCCCTTAGCTCTGAAGACGCTCGCTGGCATGTTACGCTCTAAATCAGAGGTCAAAGGGTGGAAACGTATTTTGAGAAGTGAAATATGGGAGCTGCCAGACAACGACATATTGCCAGCGTTGATGTTGAGCTACAATGATCTTCCCTCACATTTAAAACGATGTTTTTCTTATTGTGCAATATTTCCTAAAGATTATCCATTTAGGAAAGAACAAGTTGTTCATCTGTGGATTGCTAATGGTCTCGTACGACAGGAAGATGAAATTATTCAAGATTCAGGCAACCAATACTTTCTCGAGTTGAGATCAAGATCATTATTCGAAAGGGTCCCAAATCCTTCTGAAGGGAACATAGAGAAATTCTTGATGCATGACCTTGTCAACGATTTAGCCCAAATTGCATCTTCAAAACTTTGTATCAGGTTGGAAGAGAGCCAAGGATCTCATATGTCGGAAAAAAGTCGGCACTTATCATATTCATTGGGATATTGTGGTGACTTTGAAAAATTGACACCCCTCTACAAATTGGAGCAGCTGAGGACATTGCTTCCAATCAGTTTCCAATATCATGGTGCTCCACTTAGCAAGAGGGTTCTGCATAACATACTGCCAAGACTAAGATCCTTGAGGGCATTATCGTTGTCTCATTACTGGATTAAGGAATTGCCGGATGACttgtttatcaaattaaagctccTCAGATTTTTGGACCTTTGTCATACAACGATTAAAAAGTTGCCAGATTCCATTTGTGTATTGTATAACTTAGAGACACTTCTCCTGTCATCTTGTGCTTTTCTTGAGGAGCTACCTCTGCAGATGGAGAAGTTGATCAACTTGTGTCATCTTGACATAAGCAACACTCGCTTGAAGATGCCACTCCATCTGAGTAAGTTGAAAAGACTCCAAGTGCTAGTGGGAGCCAAGTTTCTTCTAAGTGGTTTGAGAATGGAAGATTTGGGTGAAGTAGAGAACTTGTATGGATCTCTATCAGTTCTGGAGTTGCAAAATGTAGTTGATAGAAGGGAAGCTCTGAAGGCAAGGATGAAGGAGAAGAATCATGTTGAGAAGTTGTCTTTGGAGTGGAGTGAAAGTAGTGCCGACAATTCACAAACTGAAAGAGACATACTTGATGAGCTACACCCACACACAAACATAAAAGAACTCCAAATCACCGGATATAGAGgaacaaaatttccaaattggCTAGCTGATCATTCGTTTCTTAAGCTAGTACAATTGTCTCTTAGCAACTGCAAGGACTGTGATTCCTTGCCAGCACTAGGACAGCTTCCTTCTTTGAAAATCCTTTCCATCAGAGGGATGCATCGAATAACAGAGGTGACGGAAGAATTCTACGGCAGCTCATTCTCCAGAAAGCCTTTTAAGTCTCTTgagaagcttgaatttgaagataTGCCGGAGTGGAAGCAATGGCACGCACTCGACTTCCCTAAACTTGAGAACCTTTCAATTGAAAATTGTCCGAAGTTGATGGGGAAGTTGCCTGAAAATCTTTGTTCTCTGACACAATTAAGTATTTCAAGATGTCCTGAACTCAATTTGGAGACACCTAAACTGTTTACGTCCCAACTTGAGAAATTATATATTGATAATTGTAACTCTCTTACCTCCTTACCTTTTAGCATACTGCCGAGTAGCTTGAAGACAATAGGGATATCTGGTTGCCAGAAATTGAAATTGGATGCGCCAGTTGGTGAGATGAGTTATTGTAAGGATGTGTTTCTCAAGAAATTGGAACTGGCAGGATGTGATTCTATAGATGATATATCACCTGAGTTGCTCCCAAGAGCACGCAAATTGACTGTTCGTCGTTGCCAGAACCTTACTAGGTTTTTGATTCCTACTGCGACTGAAACTCTCAATATTGTCGATTGTAAGAATGTTGAAATACTTTCGGTGGCATGTGGGGGGACCCAGATGACGTCTTTGTATGTTCAGGTTTGTTCAAAGCTGAAGTGGCTGCCAGATCGGATGCAGGAACTCCTTCCATCTCTTGAAACACTGGTTCTTATTCATTGTCCAGAAATAGAGTCCTTTCCTGAAGGAGGATTGCCCTGCAATTTACAATTACTTAAAATCTGGTATTGCAAGAAACTGGTGAACGACCGAAAGGAGTGGCGTTTACAGAGACTCCCCTGTCTCAGAGAGTTAGTGCTCGTACATGATGGCAGTGACGAAGAGATTCTTGCTGGTGAGAATTGGGAGTTGCCTTCCACTATTCAAATCTTAACCATAGACAATCTGAAAACATTTAGCATCCAAGTTCTCAAAAGCCTCACCTCTCTTAAATATCTATGTATAGCTAATTTACCTCACCTCACTTCACTTCAAAGTCACCAGTCACTTCCTGAATCAGCACTGCCCTCCTCCCTCTCTCAGCTGACCATTAGTTATTGCCCTAATCTCCAATCACTTTTCGAATCAGCACTGCCTTCCTCCCTCTCTCAACTGTTCATTAGGAATTGCCCTAATCTCCAATCACTTTTCAAATCAGCACTGCCCTCCTCCCTCTCTCAGCTGACCATTGAGAATTGCCCTAATCTCCAATCACTTTCCGAATCAGCACTGCCTTCCTCCCTCTCTAAGCTGACCATTGTAAATTGCCCTAATCTCCAATCACTTTCCGAATTAGCACTGCCTTCCTCCCTCTCTCAGCTCACCATTGTAAATTGCCCTAATCTCCAATCACTTTTAGAATCAGCACAGCCCTCCTCCCTCTCTCAGCTGACCATTGAGAATTGCCCTAATCTCCAATCACTTTCTGAATCAGCACTGCCTTCCTCCCTCTCTCAGCTGACCATTGAGAATTGCCCTAATCTCCAATCACTTTCTGAATCAGCACTGCCCTCTTCCCTCTCTCAGCTGACCATCCAGAAGTGCCCTAATCTCCAATCCCTTCCAGTAAAAGGGATGCCCTCTTCCCTCTCTCAATTATATATTGGCAACTGCCCATTGCTCAAACCACTACTAGAATATGAAAAGGGGGAATACTGGCCAAATATTGCTCAAATTCCCACCATACTGATCGATTGGGAATACATGTAA